A stretch of Nitrospira sp. DNA encodes these proteins:
- a CDS encoding ABC transporter ATP-binding protein: MNTLLRVLQYLRPYRLMVIGTFLFAGLTTAFELVPAWLVKILIDDVIHAQRVDLLGWVFAGLVAAYLLRNLSSSLRIRLNNTLEQQVVHDLHIQVFGALQRLSISFFENRPTGEIMSRVLNDTEHMQRIFVDGLEGVITAGLTLAGIMGVLFWLNWKLALLALVPIPLLILGAMGFTKRVHGYYKEIRKGSAELNALLQDALAGIRETMGFNRQPYEQERFGRKSDRCRQDTLKAMYLWSFYSPGMTLLGSLGGVLVLWFGVEEVLQQQLSVGELVMFVSYLALFYVPINQIHSVNHMLQHALAASERVFDILDAVPDVHDRPGAVAPLKRLKGEVAFHHVRFHYRADVPILSDVTIAVRAGERVALVGPSGAGKSTTLKLIPRFYDVTEGSVTIDGYDIRELPLSFLRSQIGLVQQEPFLFNGTVRENILYGNLSAGQEAVEAAAKAARAHEFIMALPEGYDTWIGERGVKLSVGQRQRVSIARVLLKDPPIVLFDEATSNIDTETEVKIREALNELTKGRTTIIIAHRLSTIQDVDRIVVVDHGRVVEDGTHDVLLARGGVYAGLYEAQFQV, translated from the coding sequence GTGAACACCCTGCTCCGTGTGCTCCAGTATCTCCGGCCCTATCGCCTGATGGTGATCGGGACGTTTCTCTTTGCCGGCCTGACGACGGCCTTTGAACTGGTTCCGGCCTGGCTGGTGAAAATCCTGATCGATGACGTGATTCACGCGCAGCGCGTGGACTTGCTCGGCTGGGTCTTTGCCGGGCTGGTCGCCGCCTATCTTCTGAGAAATCTCTCCAGCTCCCTGCGCATCCGTCTGAACAACACGCTGGAACAGCAGGTGGTGCATGATCTCCATATCCAAGTGTTTGGCGCACTGCAGCGGCTCTCCATCAGTTTTTTTGAGAACCGGCCGACGGGCGAAATCATGTCGCGGGTTTTGAATGACACCGAGCACATGCAGCGCATCTTCGTCGATGGCCTGGAAGGCGTCATTACCGCGGGGCTGACATTGGCCGGCATCATGGGGGTGCTCTTCTGGCTCAACTGGAAGCTGGCGCTGCTGGCGCTGGTGCCGATTCCTCTGCTGATCCTGGGCGCGATGGGGTTCACCAAGCGGGTGCATGGCTATTACAAGGAGATTCGCAAAGGGTCGGCCGAACTCAACGCCTTGCTGCAAGATGCGCTGGCTGGCATCCGTGAGACGATGGGGTTCAACCGGCAGCCCTACGAACAGGAGCGGTTCGGCCGCAAGAGTGATCGCTGCAGGCAGGATACCTTGAAGGCCATGTACCTCTGGTCGTTCTATTCGCCGGGGATGACGCTGCTCGGCAGCCTTGGCGGGGTCTTGGTGCTCTGGTTCGGGGTCGAGGAGGTGCTGCAACAGCAGCTCTCGGTTGGCGAACTGGTGATGTTCGTGTCGTATCTCGCCCTCTTTTATGTGCCGATCAATCAGATTCATTCGGTCAATCACATGCTGCAACATGCGCTGGCCGCCAGCGAACGGGTCTTCGATATCCTCGATGCCGTGCCGGACGTGCATGACCGGCCAGGGGCGGTCGCGCCGCTGAAACGGCTGAAGGGCGAGGTGGCCTTTCACCATGTACGGTTCCATTATCGGGCGGATGTGCCGATTCTGAGCGACGTCACCATTGCCGTGCGGGCCGGGGAGCGGGTCGCACTGGTCGGGCCCAGCGGAGCGGGAAAGAGCACGACGCTCAAGCTGATTCCCCGGTTCTACGATGTGACGGAGGGATCGGTCACGATCGATGGTTATGATATTCGCGAGCTGCCCTTGAGCTTTCTACGCAGCCAGATCGGGCTGGTGCAGCAGGAACCGTTCCTGTTCAACGGCACGGTCCGTGAGAATATCTTGTACGGGAATCTGTCCGCGGGACAGGAGGCGGTGGAAGCCGCTGCCAAGGCGGCGCGCGCCCATGAGTTCATCATGGCCCTTCCCGAGGGCTACGATACCTGGATCGGGGAACGGGGCGTGAAGTTGTCCGTGGGACAGCGGCAGCGCGTGTCGATCGCCCGGGTCCTCCTGAAAGATCCGCCCATCGTCCTGTTCGATGAGGCGACCTCCAATATTGACACCGAAACAGAGGTGAAGATCCGGGAAGCCCTCAACGAGCTGACGAAGGGGCGGACCACGATCATCATTGCGCACCGGCTCTCGACGATTCAGGATGTGGACCGCATCGTGGTCGTGGATCATGGGCGAGTGGTCGAAGACGGGACGCATGATGTGTTGCTCGCGCGAGGCGGGGTCTATGCCGGGTTGTACGAGGCCCAGTTTCAGGTGTAA
- the def gene encoding peptide deformylase: MAILNIAKLGNPVLRQQAASLSQKEILSSAIQRLIDDMFETMYDEPGIGLAAPQVSRSVQLVVMGCEGEDGFPETVLINPSIVFYGPQQVENWEGCLSVDGLRGKVTRPSLVRVKALDRKGKPLDFEATGLYAVCIQHEMDHLIGKVFLDRMSDLSTLTQLAEFDHYWKKDPAAVI, encoded by the coding sequence ATGGCGATTTTGAATATTGCAAAACTCGGGAATCCGGTTCTCCGCCAACAGGCGGCATCGTTGAGCCAGAAGGAAATTCTGTCCTCGGCGATACAGCGGTTGATCGACGATATGTTCGAAACCATGTATGACGAACCGGGGATCGGGCTGGCGGCGCCTCAAGTATCCCGTTCCGTCCAGCTGGTGGTGATGGGTTGTGAAGGGGAGGACGGGTTTCCCGAGACGGTGTTGATCAACCCCTCCATCGTGTTTTACGGGCCGCAACAGGTCGAGAATTGGGAAGGGTGCCTGAGCGTGGATGGCTTGCGCGGCAAAGTGACGAGGCCTTCGCTGGTACGGGTCAAGGCCTTGGATCGCAAGGGCAAGCCCTTGGATTTTGAAGCGACCGGCCTCTATGCCGTCTGCATTCAGCATGAAATGGACCATCTCATCGGAAAGGTCTTCCTCGACCGGATGTCGGATCTCTCGACGCTCACCCAGCTTGCCGAGTTCGATCATTATTGGAAGAAAGATCCGGCTGCCGTCATCTGA
- a CDS encoding HEAT repeat domain-containing protein, translating into MKRSYIVSAILSAVAVCGGGAAWGEVSHTPPVILAQIPYEAPPKSQDFPDVSVPPNTNPLNPEEITRAEALLPLLEGKQEFWAMGEFVHLGEPSVPVLIKALTMPSPRIRYNAIETLSMMKGVSGVPALLATAKEPNEIPRVREHALRVAIRLDAAKTPDAIAVMAKDLNPSVRKAAAFEARYVREKAVIPTLIPMIIDEERFVAMSALHSLWILTRHETEFHDWDTSTKQDRQAWVSEWVEWWEANKEIFEIPEPRRSGQRS; encoded by the coding sequence GTGAAACGGTCTTACATCGTCAGTGCGATTCTGAGTGCGGTGGCTGTGTGCGGCGGCGGCGCGGCGTGGGGAGAGGTGAGTCACACCCCTCCCGTCATTTTGGCGCAAATTCCGTATGAGGCTCCACCCAAGAGCCAGGATTTTCCAGATGTCTCGGTGCCGCCCAATACGAATCCGCTCAATCCCGAAGAGATCACACGAGCCGAAGCCCTGTTGCCGTTATTGGAGGGCAAGCAGGAGTTTTGGGCCATGGGTGAATTCGTGCATCTCGGCGAGCCGTCGGTTCCGGTGTTGATCAAGGCGCTGACGATGCCGAGCCCAAGAATTCGCTACAACGCGATTGAAACCCTTTCGATGATGAAGGGGGTGTCGGGGGTGCCGGCTTTGCTGGCGACGGCCAAAGAGCCGAATGAGATTCCCCGCGTCCGTGAGCATGCGCTGCGCGTCGCCATCCGGCTGGATGCGGCCAAGACGCCGGACGCGATTGCCGTCATGGCGAAGGATCTCAATCCGTCGGTGCGCAAAGCGGCGGCGTTTGAGGCCCGCTATGTTCGGGAGAAGGCGGTGATTCCGACGCTCATCCCCATGATCATCGATGAGGAGCGGTTTGTGGCGATGTCGGCCTTGCATTCCTTGTGGATTCTCACCCGGCATGAAACCGAGTTCCATGATTGGGATACCTCGACGAAACAGGACCGGCAGGCCTGGGTGTCGGAGTGGGTGGAGTGGTGGGAGGCGAACAAGGAGATCTTTGAAATTCCTGAGCCCCGCCGTTCAGGACAGCGCTCATAG
- a CDS encoding CusA/CzcA family heavy metal efflux RND transporter, whose amino-acid sequence MITRLVEISLVQRFLICALGLLLLFGGLYAFHLLDIVAYPDPSPPMVELITQHPGWSAEEVERQITIPLEVALNGMPGLTDIRSLSIFGLSDIKVYFDFDTEMFRDRQEVLNRIGTVRLPPGAEPVLSPWWAIAEIFRYELTGEGSDLTTLKTIQDWQVRREFKRVPGVIDVTAFGGTTKEYHVDIDPGKLISYGVSLSQVMTALTNSNANVGGNYLTIGAQNYNIRGLGLINRLEDIENVVVAEKDGTPIYINTLGRVAVGHQVRLGKVGIDDRDDVVEGVVLLQRGYKALPVLDKVRAKVEELNAWKLPEGVKVKTFYDRTKLIHTTVETVTDILISGMVLVFVILVVFLGHFRAAVIVALTIPLSLLFTFTAMILIGQSANLISLGAIDFGIIVDATLIMVESIFFHLAHGKVQGLTTHQQIIRAARQVGRPIFFSTAIIVVAFIPLFTMTGVPGKIFAPMSITYGFALLGALLMAFTLAPVLCSFLLRGKISEADTVVVRGVRRVYMRTLEWALDHRMVVLGFAGGALLSAMVALQFLGGEFMPALEEGNLWVRATMPVDISFDQAARLTGEIRRLFKESPEITTIVSQLGRPDDGTDPTSFFNAEFLANLKPQQEWRKGLSKEALIEEIEGKLKDIPGVIFNFSQVIQDNVEEAMSGVKGENSIKLFGTDLKTMEEKAVEVEQVMKQIRGVKDLGIFRLVGQPNLLIQVDREASARYGLQVADVNAVVQAAVGGQAVTQVYEGERLFDLVVRFLPEFRQDVESIGNILVSTPDGARIPLKQLANITTQTGAFIIYRENNERYIPIKFSVRDRDLQSTVEEAQARMAKAVTLPERYRMEWAGQYDQLKDEQKRLAKIVPISMLIILFLLYTTFDSLKNALLVLATVPFALVGGVLALVLTNTNFSISAAVGVISTLGVAILGGVLLISRIEEFRRTGETLREAVRKGADMQMRPILMATLGAAIGLLPAALATGIGSQAQKPLARVVVGGMLTAAFLILVVLPVLYEVVHRNEEEITEDSADEAV is encoded by the coding sequence ATGATTACACGCCTCGTTGAGATCTCGCTGGTACAGCGGTTCCTCATCTGTGCATTGGGGCTGCTGCTGCTTTTCGGCGGCCTCTACGCCTTCCATCTGCTGGACATCGTCGCCTATCCCGATCCTTCGCCGCCCATGGTGGAGCTGATCACGCAGCATCCCGGCTGGTCGGCGGAGGAGGTCGAACGCCAGATCACGATCCCCCTCGAAGTGGCGCTGAACGGCATGCCGGGGCTGACGGATATCCGGTCCCTGTCGATCTTCGGTCTGAGCGACATCAAAGTCTATTTCGACTTCGACACGGAGATGTTCCGTGATCGCCAGGAAGTGCTCAACCGGATCGGGACAGTCCGGCTCCCGCCGGGGGCGGAACCGGTGTTGTCTCCCTGGTGGGCCATCGCGGAAATCTTTCGCTATGAGCTGACGGGCGAAGGATCCGACCTCACGACGCTCAAGACGATTCAGGATTGGCAGGTGCGGCGGGAATTCAAGCGGGTTCCCGGGGTGATCGATGTTACGGCCTTCGGCGGGACGACGAAGGAATACCATGTCGATATCGATCCGGGGAAGCTGATCAGTTACGGCGTGAGTCTCTCGCAAGTCATGACGGCCCTGACGAACAGCAATGCCAACGTGGGCGGCAACTATCTCACGATCGGGGCGCAGAATTACAACATCCGCGGGCTCGGCCTCATCAATCGGCTGGAAGATATCGAAAACGTGGTCGTGGCGGAAAAAGACGGGACGCCGATCTATATCAATACCTTGGGCCGGGTGGCGGTCGGCCATCAGGTGCGGCTGGGCAAGGTCGGGATTGACGACCGGGACGATGTGGTCGAAGGCGTGGTGCTGCTGCAACGCGGCTATAAGGCGCTGCCGGTGCTGGATAAAGTGCGCGCCAAAGTCGAGGAGTTGAATGCCTGGAAACTGCCGGAGGGGGTGAAGGTCAAGACCTTCTACGATCGCACGAAGCTGATCCATACCACCGTGGAAACGGTCACGGATATTTTGATCAGCGGCATGGTGCTGGTATTCGTCATTCTCGTCGTATTTCTGGGGCATTTCCGCGCCGCCGTGATCGTGGCGCTGACCATTCCGCTCTCGCTCCTCTTCACGTTTACAGCGATGATTCTGATTGGACAGTCGGCCAATCTGATCTCGCTTGGCGCCATCGACTTTGGGATTATCGTCGATGCCACGTTGATTATGGTGGAGAGCATCTTCTTCCACCTGGCGCATGGCAAGGTGCAGGGCTTGACGACGCACCAGCAGATTATCCGCGCGGCGCGGCAGGTGGGGAGGCCGATCTTCTTCTCGACCGCGATCATCGTGGTGGCCTTCATTCCACTCTTCACCATGACCGGTGTCCCGGGGAAAATCTTTGCGCCCATGTCGATCACCTATGGATTTGCGTTGCTTGGCGCGCTGTTGATGGCCTTTACGCTCGCGCCGGTGCTGTGCTCATTTTTGCTGAGGGGCAAGATCAGTGAGGCCGATACGGTCGTGGTGCGGGGTGTGCGCCGTGTGTATATGCGGACGCTCGAATGGGCGCTGGACCATCGCATGGTCGTGCTTGGGTTTGCCGGAGGGGCTCTGCTCTCGGCGATGGTCGCGCTGCAGTTCCTCGGTGGAGAATTCATGCCGGCGTTGGAAGAGGGAAATTTGTGGGTGCGCGCCACGATGCCGGTGGATATTTCATTCGATCAGGCCGCCCGCTTGACGGGGGAGATCCGGCGCCTGTTCAAAGAGTCGCCGGAGATCACGACGATCGTGTCCCAGCTCGGCCGTCCGGATGACGGGACGGATCCGACCAGTTTTTTCAACGCCGAGTTCCTGGCCAATTTGAAGCCGCAGCAGGAGTGGCGGAAGGGGTTGAGCAAGGAGGCCTTGATCGAGGAAATCGAGGGGAAGCTGAAAGATATTCCCGGCGTGATCTTCAACTTCTCACAGGTCATTCAGGATAACGTGGAAGAAGCGATGTCCGGAGTCAAAGGCGAAAATTCGATCAAGCTGTTCGGCACCGATCTCAAGACGATGGAGGAAAAGGCGGTCGAAGTCGAACAGGTGATGAAACAGATTCGCGGGGTCAAGGACCTTGGAATTTTCCGGCTTGTCGGCCAGCCCAACTTGCTGATTCAAGTGGATCGCGAGGCGAGCGCCCGGTACGGACTGCAAGTCGCCGATGTCAACGCCGTGGTCCAAGCGGCGGTGGGCGGCCAGGCCGTCACACAGGTCTATGAGGGGGAACGGTTGTTCGATCTCGTCGTGCGCTTCCTGCCGGAGTTCCGCCAGGATGTGGAGTCCATCGGCAATATTCTGGTGAGCACGCCGGACGGCGCCCGGATTCCGCTCAAGCAGCTGGCCAACATTACGACTCAGACCGGGGCGTTCATTATTTATCGGGAAAACAATGAGCGGTATATCCCCATCAAGTTCAGCGTGCGGGACCGCGATCTGCAGAGCACGGTGGAAGAGGCGCAGGCGCGAATGGCCAAGGCGGTGACGCTGCCGGAACGCTATCGAATGGAATGGGCCGGGCAGTACGATCAGTTGAAAGATGAGCAAAAGCGGCTGGCCAAGATCGTGCCGATCAGCATGCTGATCATTCTCTTCCTGCTCTATACGACGTTCGATTCCTTGAAGAATGCGCTGCTGGTGCTGGCGACGGTTCCCTTTGCATTGGTCGGCGGCGTGCTGGCGCTGGTGCTGACCAACACCAACTTCAGCATTTCGGCGGCGGTGGGTGTCATTTCGACGTTGGGGGTGGCGATACTCGGCGGGGTGCTGCTCATTTCGCGCATTGAGGAGTTTCGCCGGACTGGGGAAACGCTGCGTGAGGCTGTGCGCAAAGGCGCGGATATGCAAATGCGCCCGATTCTGATGGCGACGCTGGGGGCGGCGATCGGCCTGTTGCCTGCCGCGCTGGCGACCGGCATCGGGTCACAAGCGCAAAAGCCGCTGGCGCGTGTGGTGGTGGGCGGGATGTTAACGGCCGCCTTCTTGATTTTGGTCGTCCTGCCGGTGTTGTATGAAGTGGTGCATCGGAACGAGGAAGAAATAACGGAAGACAGCGCCGATGAGGCAGTCTGA
- a CDS encoding efflux RND transporter periplasmic adaptor subunit, translating to MTSAQSAPLTLAVLLLLTVSGCGRTDQPSHPDSAAVPSPPSAGSLADAQSRVETAVVDFSSSHQALTLSGKVAYGEDRYSKISSPLQGRVVEVRVHLGDRVKAGDVLLVVDSPDIAQAYSEYVKEDSDLQYATRAHELAKDLYENKAMPLKDLKQAENELVKARAEFRRAKERLLSLRVPAEELTKPLDKQKITSRFEMKSSLTGVVVERAVTPGQSVGGDPAQVLFTVADLDMLQVLADLYERDLALVKEGQFARVSVEAYPGIDFPATLAAIGDVVDPATRTIKVRAWVNNEAHKLKPEMFARLHLDVGEASQFIVVPREAVLEADGKQFVYVVEDQNRYVKREVKVANISSEQVRVLEGLARGQRIVTKGAVLIKGQEVKGF from the coding sequence ATGACGTCTGCGCAGAGCGCTCCCCTCACGCTGGCGGTGCTATTGCTGCTGACCGTCTCTGGCTGCGGACGGACGGATCAGCCGTCTCATCCGGATTCAGCGGCAGTTCCGTCCCCTCCATCGGCCGGATCGCTGGCCGACGCACAATCACGCGTCGAAACGGCCGTCGTCGATTTCAGCTCGTCTCATCAAGCCCTGACCCTGTCGGGGAAGGTGGCCTACGGAGAAGATCGCTATTCGAAGATTTCGTCGCCGTTGCAGGGCCGGGTCGTCGAAGTGCGGGTGCATTTGGGCGATCGGGTGAAGGCGGGCGACGTGCTGCTGGTGGTCGATAGCCCCGATATCGCGCAGGCCTATTCGGAATATGTGAAAGAGGACTCCGACCTGCAGTACGCGACCAGGGCGCATGAGCTGGCGAAGGATCTGTACGAAAACAAAGCGATGCCGCTCAAAGATCTGAAGCAGGCGGAGAACGAACTGGTGAAGGCCCGGGCGGAGTTCCGCCGGGCGAAGGAACGGCTGCTGTCGCTCCGGGTGCCGGCCGAGGAATTGACCAAGCCGCTCGATAAACAAAAAATTACGTCGCGTTTTGAAATGAAGAGCTCCCTGACGGGGGTGGTGGTGGAACGGGCCGTGACGCCGGGGCAATCCGTGGGGGGCGATCCGGCCCAGGTGCTCTTCACCGTCGCCGATTTGGATATGTTGCAGGTCTTGGCCGATCTCTATGAGCGGGATCTGGCGCTGGTGAAGGAAGGCCAGTTTGCCCGTGTGAGCGTGGAAGCCTATCCCGGCATCGATTTTCCAGCAACGCTGGCCGCGATCGGCGATGTGGTCGATCCGGCGACCCGGACGATCAAGGTGCGGGCCTGGGTGAATAACGAGGCCCATAAGCTGAAACCGGAGATGTTTGCCCGTCTGCATCTGGATGTGGGAGAGGCGTCGCAATTCATTGTGGTGCCCAGGGAAGCGGTGTTGGAGGCGGACGGCAAGCAGTTCGTCTATGTGGTGGAGGATCAGAACCGGTACGTCAAGCGCGAAGTCAAAGTCGCCAATATTTCCTCGGAGCAGGTCCGCGTGCTTGAAGGGCTTGCGCGCGGGCAGCGGATCGTCACCAAGGGGGCGGTGCTGATCAAGGGCCAAGAAGTGAAGGGTTTCTAA
- a CDS encoding TolC family protein → MPATASAIRLSLDDAVALFLRQNLDLLIAKFGIESAKGQQITARLFPNPVASIGTLSAFTQGRTMGNSGAVIAQVQQLFELAGKRGYRIESAAFGTQSAEAAFEDAVRQLSFTVKDAYHRIQLAQRRLTLAEENRDRFSRILEVNTIRFKKGYIAEVDLIRIRLQFIDFQSQVIQAIQESETARADLRQLLRLSPATQLELTSEFEYKRIDPDISRLRTVALDARADVRMKRFVFSQREADLKLAMAYRIPDVTVGGGYSVQGARGPDNPGQVALSVGVPLPLFNRNQGGIMQAEVAVQSAEADLNKTLNQVENEVDVAYKNLMQSRRLVEAFLGGVLDDARSTLTIVERAYERGGATILDLLDAARTSRTIQQNYFEALFNYQRNVIQLQSAVGQEIL, encoded by the coding sequence GTGCCTGCTACAGCTTCAGCTATTCGGTTGAGTCTCGATGACGCCGTTGCGTTGTTTTTGCGCCAGAATCTCGATCTGTTGATCGCGAAATTCGGGATCGAATCGGCCAAAGGACAGCAAATTACGGCGAGACTCTTTCCCAATCCGGTGGCGTCGATCGGAACGCTGAGCGCGTTTACCCAGGGCAGAACGATGGGGAATAGCGGGGCGGTCATCGCCCAGGTGCAGCAATTGTTCGAACTGGCCGGCAAACGCGGGTATCGAATCGAAAGCGCCGCCTTCGGGACTCAGTCGGCCGAAGCCGCGTTTGAAGACGCGGTACGGCAGCTCAGTTTTACGGTGAAAGACGCCTACCATCGCATTCAATTGGCCCAGCGCCGTCTGACGCTGGCCGAGGAAAATCGGGACCGGTTTTCCCGCATCCTTGAAGTTAATACCATCCGGTTCAAGAAGGGCTATATCGCGGAAGTCGATTTGATCCGCATCCGGTTGCAGTTCATCGATTTTCAGTCCCAAGTCATTCAGGCCATTCAGGAGAGCGAAACGGCTCGGGCCGATCTCCGGCAGCTCCTCCGCCTCTCTCCGGCCACGCAGCTCGAATTGACCTCGGAGTTCGAGTATAAGCGCATCGATCCGGACATCAGCCGGCTGCGCACGGTGGCGCTGGATGCGCGCGCCGATGTGCGGATGAAACGGTTTGTCTTCTCGCAGCGCGAGGCTGATTTGAAACTGGCCATGGCCTACCGGATTCCCGATGTGACCGTCGGCGGCGGGTATTCTGTGCAGGGGGCCAGGGGGCCTGACAATCCGGGGCAGGTCGCGCTCAGTGTGGGGGTGCCCTTGCCGTTGTTCAACCGGAATCAGGGCGGGATCATGCAAGCGGAAGTCGCGGTGCAGAGCGCCGAGGCCGATTTGAACAAGACGCTCAATCAGGTCGAAAACGAAGTGGATGTCGCTTACAAGAACCTGATGCAGAGCCGGCGCCTGGTGGAGGCCTTCCTGGGCGGTGTCCTGGACGATGCGCGCTCGACGCTGACCATTGTGGAGCGGGCCTATGAGCGGGGGGGCGCGACCATTCTCGACCTGCTCGATGCGGCCAGAACCTCGCGGACGATCCAGCAGAATTACTTCGAGGCGCTCTTCAACTATCAGCGCAACGTGATTCAATTACAGAGCGCCGTGGGGCAGGAGATTCTATGA
- a CDS encoding spermidine/putrescine ABC transporter substrate-binding protein, with protein MNIRIVLLSLFSLIALLACDRTPGVGRQAQGGLAETLHYLTWSDYVSPELIGEFERAHGAKVVIDTFSSNEELLAKLQGGASGYDVTVPSDFMVSIMAAQGLLAELDQAALPNLRSLEAHLQQLAFDPSHRYSVPYLWGTVGIGYDSAVVTIPPDSWDVLWDERYRGKISMLNDQREVFGAVLRSMGQSMNTTDPLVIEAAKQKLIAQKPLVKTYASDNYSQLLASGDVVLAQGWGGPVARAMADRPSIRYVVPKEGGTIWADCLVVLQSSKRKALAMTFINFLIDARVAANASERLLFAASNRESRAFVRKDLLANPAVYPPAELMPRLEWMTDVGKAMRLYDRAWTELKMR; from the coding sequence ATGAATATACGGATCGTATTGCTCTCCCTGTTCAGTCTCATCGCCCTGCTGGCCTGTGACCGGACGCCCGGCGTGGGGAGGCAGGCACAGGGCGGGTTGGCGGAGACGCTGCATTACCTCACCTGGTCGGATTATGTCAGCCCGGAGTTGATTGGGGAGTTCGAGCGCGCGCATGGGGCGAAGGTGGTCATCGATACCTTCAGCAGCAATGAAGAGTTGCTGGCGAAGCTCCAAGGCGGGGCATCCGGCTACGATGTGACCGTGCCGTCTGATTTCATGGTGTCGATCATGGCGGCTCAGGGGCTCTTGGCTGAATTGGACCAGGCGGCTCTTCCCAATCTGAGGTCCCTGGAAGCGCATTTGCAGCAGCTTGCGTTTGATCCCTCGCACCGTTATTCCGTGCCGTACCTCTGGGGAACGGTGGGGATCGGCTACGACTCTGCCGTGGTCACGATTCCGCCGGACAGCTGGGACGTATTGTGGGATGAACGATACCGGGGGAAGATCAGCATGTTGAACGACCAGCGGGAAGTGTTTGGTGCGGTGCTGCGGTCCATGGGGCAATCGATGAATACGACCGATCCGCTGGTGATCGAGGCGGCGAAACAGAAACTGATCGCCCAAAAACCGCTGGTGAAGACCTATGCGAGCGACAACTACTCTCAGCTGCTTGCATCCGGGGATGTGGTTTTGGCGCAGGGCTGGGGAGGGCCTGTGGCGCGGGCGATGGCAGACCGGCCCTCGATTCGCTACGTGGTGCCAAAGGAAGGGGGCACGATCTGGGCCGACTGCCTGGTGGTCCTGCAATCGTCGAAACGGAAAGCCCTGGCGATGACCTTTATCAATTTTCTGATCGACGCGCGGGTGGCGGCGAACGCTTCCGAGCGGCTCCTGTTCGCGGCTTCCAATCGGGAGTCGAGGGCCTTCGTGAGAAAAGACCTTCTGGCGAACCCGGCCGTTTATCCTCCGGCTGAGTTGATGCCGCGATTGGAATGGATGACGGACGTCGGGAAGGCGATGCGCTTGTATGACCGGGCCTGGACGGAACTCAAGATGCGGTAA
- a CDS encoding ABC transporter permease produces MRAQGGWLRVLSVLGLAFLYLPIAVLMVFSMNASRLSATWQGFSWQWYEILWRDDALRAATGNSLLVAAISTVIVMLLGMPAAMGLERVRPRWRGLLDPIVLLPLVIPEVMMGVALLLLFVLLRMPLSMTTVIVGHAAFNLPVAILVIRARLQKLDPRLLEAAYDLGATPWQGFWRVTLPLLFPAILGAALLAFTISLDDFIVTFFVAGPGATTLPLKVYSMIKSGVSPEINALSAVLVMVSMGLVGLSLLFQRR; encoded by the coding sequence ATGAGAGCCCAGGGGGGCTGGCTGCGGGTGCTCAGTGTGCTGGGGCTGGCCTTTCTCTATTTGCCGATTGCCGTCCTTATGGTGTTTTCCATGAATGCCTCACGGTTGTCTGCAACGTGGCAGGGGTTCTCCTGGCAGTGGTACGAAATCTTATGGCGGGACGACGCCTTGCGGGCCGCGACGGGCAATAGTCTGCTGGTGGCGGCCATCTCAACGGTTATCGTCATGCTGCTCGGCATGCCGGCTGCGATGGGGCTGGAGCGGGTCCGGCCGCGATGGCGCGGGCTGTTGGATCCGATCGTGCTTCTGCCGCTGGTCATTCCCGAAGTGATGATGGGCGTGGCGCTCCTCTTGTTGTTTGTCCTGCTGCGGATGCCGCTGAGTATGACGACGGTGATCGTCGGGCATGCCGCATTCAATCTCCCGGTCGCGATCCTTGTCATTCGCGCGAGGCTTCAGAAGCTCGATCCCCGGCTGCTCGAAGCGGCCTACGATCTGGGCGCGACGCCGTGGCAGGGGTTCTGGCGGGTCACGCTGCCGTTGCTCTTTCCGGCCATCTTGGGGGCCGCGCTGCTGGCCTTCACGATTTCGCTCGACGACTTCATCGTCACCTTCTTTGTGGCAGGGCCCGGCGCGACCACGCTGCCGCTGAAGGTCTATTCGATGATCAAGTCCGGAGTGTCTCCGGAGATCAACGCGCTCTCGGCGGTGCTGGTGATGGTCTCCATGGGGCTGGTCGGACTGTCGCTATTGTTTCAGCGCCGGTAG